In the Mycolicibacter sp. MU0102 genome, one interval contains:
- a CDS encoding SDR family oxidoreductase — MVSVITGGAGGMGLATAKIVGREQPVVLCDVRQDRLDAAAALKGFDVRLINCDVTDRDAVAALFDTAAGIGPVTSVIHTAGVSPSMGDADYVMRTNAVGTVNVNEIFFGAAPEGAAIVNVASMAAHLLPEELIPAGQFPLALQDGPAFVDTMAAGYSGFPEEVRSGIAYAVSKAFVRWYSSSQAERFNGRGLRIVSVSPGSVDTEMGRLEERAGAGALVTDAAVPRWGTPEEMAELLAFCVSAKAGYLTGTDILNDGGVVASMRERARVAASD; from the coding sequence ATGGTGTCTGTGATCACCGGTGGCGCCGGCGGGATGGGGCTGGCCACCGCGAAGATCGTCGGCCGCGAGCAGCCGGTCGTGCTCTGCGATGTCCGGCAAGACCGGCTGGACGCCGCGGCGGCCTTGAAAGGCTTCGACGTCCGGCTGATCAATTGCGACGTCACCGATCGCGACGCGGTCGCTGCGCTGTTCGACACCGCGGCCGGCATCGGGCCCGTCACCTCGGTGATCCACACCGCCGGAGTCAGCCCGAGCATGGGGGATGCCGACTATGTCATGCGGACCAATGCCGTGGGCACCGTCAACGTCAACGAGATCTTCTTTGGTGCGGCACCCGAGGGCGCTGCGATCGTCAACGTGGCGTCGATGGCGGCTCACCTGCTGCCCGAGGAGTTGATCCCGGCCGGGCAGTTCCCGCTGGCACTGCAGGACGGCCCGGCGTTCGTGGACACCATGGCGGCCGGCTACAGCGGGTTTCCCGAAGAGGTGCGCTCGGGCATCGCTTACGCGGTGAGCAAGGCGTTCGTACGCTGGTACTCCAGCTCGCAGGCCGAGCGGTTCAATGGGCGCGGGCTGCGCATCGTCTCGGTGTCACCCGGTTCGGTGGACACCGAGATGGGCCGGCTGGAGGAGCGGGCCGGCGCCGGGGCGCTGGTCACCGACGCCGCGGTCCCACGCTGGGGAACGCCCGAGGAGATGGCCGAGCTGCTGGCATTCTGCGTCAGCGCCAAGGCGGGATATCTCACCGGAACCGACATCCTCAACGACGGCGGTGTGGTGGCGTCGATGCGGGAGCGAGCGCGCGTGGCGGCCTCCGACTGA
- a CDS encoding amidohydrolase family protein, translating to MNIDDLILVSIDDHVVEPPDMFLNHVPAKYKTEAPIVVTDEKGVDQWMYQGRPQGVSGLNAVVSWPAEEWGRDPAGFAEMRPGVYDVHERVRDMSRNGILASMCFPTFTGFSARHLNMTREDVTLVMVSAYNDWHIDEWAGSYPGRFIPIAILPTWNPEAMCAEIRRVAAKGCRAVTMPELPHLEGLPSYHDDEYWGPVFRTLSETGVVMCLHIGTGFGAISMAPNAPIDNLIILATQISAMCAQDLLWGPAMRNYPDLKFAFSEGGIGWIPFYLDRSDRHYTNQKWLRRDFGDKLPSEVFREHSLACYVTDKTSLKLRHEIGIDIIAWECDYPHSDCFWPDAPEQVLAELEAAGADDSDINKITWENSCRFFGWDPFAHTPRAQATVGALRATATDVDVSIRPRAEWAQRYAQKQLAQA from the coding sequence ATGAACATCGACGACTTGATCCTGGTCAGCATCGACGACCACGTGGTGGAGCCGCCCGACATGTTCCTCAACCATGTCCCGGCCAAGTACAAGACGGAGGCACCGATCGTCGTCACCGACGAAAAAGGCGTCGACCAGTGGATGTATCAGGGCCGCCCGCAAGGCGTCAGCGGGCTCAATGCGGTGGTGTCATGGCCCGCCGAGGAGTGGGGCCGCGACCCCGCCGGTTTCGCCGAGATGCGTCCCGGGGTCTACGACGTGCATGAGCGGGTGCGCGACATGAGCCGCAACGGCATCCTCGCCTCGATGTGCTTCCCGACCTTCACCGGGTTCTCCGCGCGGCACCTCAACATGACGCGCGAGGACGTCACCTTGGTGATGGTGTCGGCCTACAACGACTGGCACATCGATGAGTGGGCCGGCTCCTATCCGGGCCGCTTCATCCCGATCGCGATCCTGCCGACCTGGAATCCCGAGGCGATGTGCGCCGAGATCCGCCGGGTGGCGGCCAAGGGCTGCCGGGCGGTCACCATGCCCGAACTGCCACACCTGGAGGGACTGCCCAGCTACCACGACGACGAGTACTGGGGCCCGGTGTTCCGCACGCTGTCGGAGACCGGCGTGGTGATGTGCCTGCACATCGGCACCGGCTTCGGCGCGATCAGCATGGCCCCCAACGCCCCGATCGATAACCTGATCATCCTGGCCACCCAGATCTCGGCGATGTGCGCCCAGGACCTGCTGTGGGGTCCGGCGATGCGCAACTACCCGGACCTGAAATTCGCGTTCTCCGAGGGCGGTATCGGTTGGATCCCGTTCTATCTGGACCGCAGCGACCGGCACTACACCAACCAGAAGTGGCTGCGCCGCGACTTCGGCGACAAGCTGCCGTCCGAAGTGTTCCGCGAGCATTCGCTGGCCTGTTATGTCACCGACAAGACGTCGCTGAAGCTGCGGCACGAGATCGGTATCGACATCATCGCCTGGGAGTGCGACTACCCGCACTCGGACTGCTTCTGGCCGGATGCCCCCGAGCAGGTGCTCGCCGAGCTGGAGGCCGCCGGCGCCGACGACTCCGACATCAACAAGATCACCTGGGAGAACTCCTGCCGGTTCTTCGGCTGGGATCCGTTCGCGCACACGCCGCGTGCGCAGGCGACGGTAGGCGCGCTGCGGGCGACGGCCACCGACGTGGACGTCTCCATCCGGCCGCGGGCCGAATGGGCGCAGCGGTACGCGCAGAAGCAGTTGGCGCAGGCCTGA
- a CDS encoding AraC family transcriptional regulator: MTVSARSAIDFAEPANIDLRRGGRARAGSYLYEGRQLVTGWHSHDLHQIEYAVGGVVEVETAAAHYLLPPQQAAWIPAGLEHQAVMRAEVRTVAVMFDPELVAHAGDRARILTVSPLIREMMLHSLRWPIERADGDVVSDDFFRTLGHLVSAALDHEAPLSLPTSDHPIVGAAMVYTKEHLASVTAAEVAHAVAVSERTLRRQFEAVIGMSWRTYLLHARMLQAMALLAAPDQGVQQTATAIGFDSLSAFTRAFTRFAGEAPSSYHRRIMTTTS, from the coding sequence GTGACCGTCTCCGCGCGTTCGGCCATAGATTTTGCAGAACCGGCCAACATCGATCTGCGCCGTGGCGGCCGCGCGCGGGCCGGCAGCTACCTCTACGAGGGACGGCAACTGGTCACCGGCTGGCATTCCCATGACTTGCACCAGATCGAGTACGCCGTCGGTGGCGTGGTCGAAGTCGAGACCGCCGCGGCGCACTATCTGTTGCCACCGCAGCAGGCGGCCTGGATCCCGGCCGGCCTGGAGCATCAGGCCGTCATGCGCGCCGAGGTGCGCACCGTGGCGGTGATGTTCGACCCTGAGCTGGTCGCCCACGCCGGCGACCGGGCCCGCATCCTGACCGTTTCGCCGCTAATCCGGGAGATGATGCTGCATTCGCTGCGCTGGCCAATCGAACGGGCCGACGGCGACGTGGTCTCCGATGACTTCTTCCGCACCCTGGGGCACCTGGTCTCTGCCGCATTGGACCACGAGGCGCCGCTGAGCCTGCCCACCTCGGATCACCCGATCGTCGGCGCGGCCATGGTCTACACCAAGGAACACCTGGCGTCGGTGACCGCGGCGGAGGTCGCCCACGCCGTCGCCGTCTCCGAGCGCACCCTGCGCCGTCAGTTCGAAGCGGTGATCGGCATGTCCTGGCGCACCTACCTGCTACACGCCCGAATGCTGCAGGCGATGGCGCTGCTGGCCGCCCCCGACCAGGGGGTCCAGCAGACCGCAACGGCTATCGGCTTCGACAGCTTGAGCGCGTTCACCCGGGCGTTCACCCGCTTTGCCGGCGAGGCTCCCTCGAGCTACCACCGCCGAATCATGACTACGACGTCTTAA
- a CDS encoding acyl-CoA dehydrogenase family protein, producing MDFSQPQLTDDDLAFRDEVRAFLATHVTEDVKRRDRETGDNFDEVVHLALGAAGYLEAEWKTEADGGLPRVRRRIWELEKRRAHVPWVTWGTTAMVARSVASFGSPELREEILPGVFSGHIRLCLGYTEPEGGSDVATCKTRAVRDGDNWIINGSKMFTTGAHNCQYVFLITNTDPEARKHKSLTMFLVPLNTPGIEIQGLRTVDGDRTNIVYYSDVRVDDKYRLGEVNGGWTVLREPLNVEHGAVDANPDGLQDVSIMMHQANFMAVAVDKAGEVAGRSGSIADRSVAYRLGRAAARVEASLSAPSIFGRVALAQAMRDVSPDLMDLLGSASALPIDTDGAIDGGASDYVFRFAPLVGIYGGTLEVFRNMIAQYVLGLGKPNYSPPVVKTS from the coding sequence ATGGACTTCTCACAACCACAGCTGACCGACGATGACTTGGCTTTCCGCGACGAGGTACGCGCATTCCTGGCCACTCACGTGACTGAGGACGTCAAGCGCCGCGACCGCGAGACCGGGGACAACTTCGACGAGGTCGTTCACCTGGCGCTGGGCGCCGCGGGTTACCTGGAGGCGGAGTGGAAAACCGAGGCCGACGGCGGCCTACCCCGCGTGCGCCGACGTATCTGGGAACTGGAGAAGCGCCGCGCCCACGTGCCCTGGGTCACCTGGGGAACCACGGCGATGGTGGCCCGGTCGGTCGCCTCCTTCGGCTCGCCCGAGCTGCGTGAGGAGATTCTGCCCGGGGTCTTCAGCGGCCACATCCGACTCTGCTTGGGCTACACCGAGCCCGAAGGCGGCTCCGACGTCGCAACCTGCAAGACCCGCGCGGTGCGCGACGGCGACAACTGGATCATTAACGGCTCCAAGATGTTCACCACCGGCGCCCACAACTGCCAGTACGTCTTCCTGATCACCAACACCGATCCAGAGGCGCGGAAACACAAGAGCCTCACCATGTTCCTGGTTCCGTTGAACACTCCGGGCATCGAGATCCAGGGCCTCCGCACCGTCGACGGCGACCGCACCAACATCGTCTACTACAGCGACGTGCGCGTCGACGACAAGTACCGCCTTGGCGAGGTCAACGGCGGATGGACCGTGCTGCGTGAGCCGCTCAACGTCGAACACGGCGCTGTGGACGCCAATCCCGATGGATTGCAGGATGTCTCGATCATGATGCACCAGGCGAACTTCATGGCCGTCGCTGTCGACAAGGCGGGCGAGGTGGCCGGGCGGTCGGGGAGCATCGCGGATCGTTCGGTGGCCTACCGGCTCGGGCGCGCCGCGGCGCGGGTGGAGGCGTCGCTGTCGGCGCCATCCATTTTCGGACGGGTGGCACTGGCGCAGGCGATGCGCGATGTCTCGCCGGACCTGATGGACCTGCTCGGAAGTGCGTCGGCGCTGCCGATCGACACCGACGGTGCCATCGACGGCGGGGCGAGCGACTACGTCTTCCGGTTCGCTCCGCTGGTCGGCATCTACGGCGGGACTCTCGAAGTGTTCCGCAACATGATCGCCCAATACGTACTGGGCCTGGGCAAGCCGAACTATTCGCCCCCGGTGGTTAAGACGTCGTAG
- a CDS encoding acyl-CoA dehydrogenase family protein — translation MDRFELRRLDYSLTEDHVALQAAYKQFFTTHSPIETVRAAEESGFDKNLWERLCAMGATTMALPESVGGDGATLVDLALVAEEIGRSLAPVPWIDQVCAARLLGRLGGLSPDADATADIVSGNRLIAFDPHQEATAGPRLLPTGSIADTIIVRDGDAVVRLAFAARPVRVDNIGRLPMAWVDPAEADAATVLASGPQALAEYQRALDEWRLLTASALVGMVEQTMTIAAEFAKTRYTLGVPIGTLQAISHPLANMAITVASGRNLAYRAGWFMDNEPDERPELAASAFVFMAEEAAKAATMAVHIQGGLGVSAEAAATAYLVRARGWPLAGGDPGVTACRIGELVAVRETAARETAAHAAE, via the coding sequence ATGGATCGTTTCGAACTGCGCAGGCTGGACTACAGCCTGACCGAGGACCACGTCGCGTTGCAGGCTGCCTACAAACAGTTCTTCACCACGCATAGCCCGATCGAAACAGTACGTGCCGCAGAGGAATCCGGGTTCGACAAGAACCTGTGGGAGCGGCTATGTGCGATGGGCGCCACCACCATGGCGCTGCCGGAATCGGTCGGTGGCGACGGAGCCACGCTGGTGGACCTTGCGCTGGTCGCCGAGGAGATCGGTCGCTCCCTGGCGCCGGTTCCCTGGATCGACCAAGTCTGCGCCGCGCGCCTGTTGGGCCGCCTCGGTGGGTTATCGCCGGACGCCGACGCCACCGCCGACATCGTGAGCGGGAATCGACTGATTGCGTTCGACCCGCACCAGGAGGCCACCGCCGGCCCGCGGCTGCTGCCGACGGGTTCGATCGCCGACACGATCATCGTCCGTGACGGGGATGCGGTGGTGCGCCTGGCGTTCGCAGCCCGGCCGGTTCGCGTCGACAACATCGGCCGGTTGCCGATGGCATGGGTCGACCCGGCCGAAGCCGACGCGGCGACCGTGCTGGCCAGCGGGCCTCAGGCGCTGGCGGAATATCAGCGGGCGCTGGATGAATGGCGACTACTGACCGCCTCAGCGCTGGTCGGGATGGTGGAGCAGACCATGACCATCGCCGCGGAGTTCGCCAAGACCCGATACACCCTGGGTGTGCCGATCGGCACCCTGCAGGCGATCTCGCACCCACTGGCGAATATGGCGATCACGGTCGCCTCCGGACGTAACCTGGCCTACCGCGCCGGATGGTTCATGGACAACGAGCCCGATGAGCGGCCGGAGCTGGCGGCCTCGGCCTTCGTCTTCATGGCAGAGGAAGCCGCCAAGGCCGCCACCATGGCGGTCCACATCCAGGGGGGTCTGGGCGTGTCAGCCGAAGCCGCGGCCACCGCGTACCTGGTCCGGGCCCGCGGCTGGCCCCTGGCCGGGGGCGATCCCGGAGTCACTGCCTGCCGCATAGGGGAGCTCGTCGCCGTTCGTGAAACCGCCGCCCGCGAAACCGCCGCCCACGCAGCCGAATAG
- a CDS encoding amidohydrolase family protein: MSEQSQVIDCLANVHFGENEQPSWMVRTRDDYFKGPESMFAPVDMSALLDEMDTHGVTKAVLMDNLVKPSVTARKFVEARPDRFALAMGGMNLLRPVPALRELSAVAGDLPVVYAVVGPSFWGDGQYPPSDAVYYPLYAKCAELDLPLCVNTGIPGPPIPGEVQHPIHLDRVCVRFPELRLCMIHGADPWWDVAIRLLIKYRNLRLMTSAWSPKRLPESLLHFMRTRGAGKVIFASDWPVLRMDRVVPEARALDLPPDVLDKYLYRNAADFFFAERGAVPEQES, encoded by the coding sequence ATGAGCGAGCAGTCACAAGTAATCGATTGTCTGGCAAACGTGCACTTCGGCGAGAACGAGCAGCCGTCCTGGATGGTCAGAACTCGCGATGACTACTTCAAGGGACCCGAGTCGATGTTCGCGCCGGTCGACATGTCGGCGCTGCTCGACGAGATGGACACCCACGGCGTGACCAAGGCCGTCTTGATGGACAACCTGGTCAAACCATCGGTGACCGCGCGAAAGTTCGTGGAAGCCCGGCCAGATCGGTTCGCGCTGGCAATGGGCGGCATGAACCTGCTGCGTCCGGTGCCCGCGCTTCGGGAATTGAGTGCCGTCGCGGGCGACCTGCCGGTGGTCTACGCCGTTGTGGGGCCGAGCTTCTGGGGCGATGGCCAGTATCCGCCCAGTGACGCGGTCTACTATCCGCTCTACGCCAAGTGCGCCGAGCTGGATCTGCCGCTGTGCGTCAACACCGGAATTCCGGGGCCGCCGATCCCCGGTGAGGTGCAGCACCCGATCCACCTGGACCGGGTCTGTGTGCGATTTCCCGAATTGCGACTGTGCATGATCCACGGCGCCGACCCCTGGTGGGACGTGGCGATCCGCCTGCTCATCAAGTACCGCAACCTGCGGCTGATGACCTCGGCCTGGTCGCCGAAACGACTGCCGGAAAGCCTGCTGCACTTCATGCGCACCCGGGGCGCCGGCAAGGTCATCTTCGCCTCGGACTGGCCGGTGCTGCGGATGGACCGGGTAGTGCCCGAGGCGCGCGCTCTGGACCTACCACCCGACGTGCTCGACAAGTACCTCTACCGCAATGCCGCCGACTTCTTCTTCGCCGAACGCGGCGCCGTACCCGAACAGGAGAGCTGA
- a CDS encoding acyl-CoA synthetase: protein MGEWTLGAVLDAIAEAVPDRAMTICGDRSSTFAQSAERSRRLANFLTGRGLGVQRERSELRNWECGQDRVALLMHNDLYPDMVIGCLKARTVPVNVNHYYTPAEAGELLDYLRPRAVIYHSSLETKFVDTLRESGAELLIRIDDSIADGPGLDAVSLDDALAQGDTDQAVTPSPDDLLMICTGGTTGRPKGVLWRQSDIYVSSMVGDDHACAAEIHQKVQYAGAPWFALSPLMHAAGLWTAFSAILSGQTVILNDTRTRFDPRSVLDIAAREKVGLMTMVGDAYAAPLVAELRRGPYDLSSLHSIGTGGAATNPKYQAALLELLPQITLINGYGSSETGNLGFGRSQRDARRDTFDLRTGGSVVSQDRTRFLEPGDPEVGWVVRTGRIPLGYFDDADATQRTFGEIDGQRMVISGDRASIEKDGTLRLFGRDSLVVNTGGEKVFVEEVEDVLRAHPAVADALVVGRASERWGEELVALVVPQPDSGVVEEQLDAHCRLVLAGFKVPKAYVMVAQVRRLGNGKADYRWAKRQVNEVATA from the coding sequence GTGGGCGAATGGACTCTCGGCGCGGTCCTCGACGCGATCGCCGAGGCCGTGCCCGACCGGGCCATGACGATCTGCGGGGACCGAAGTAGCACCTTCGCGCAATCCGCCGAGCGCAGCCGTCGACTGGCCAACTTCCTGACCGGTCGCGGTCTCGGCGTCCAGCGTGAGCGTTCGGAGTTGCGCAACTGGGAGTGCGGCCAAGACCGCGTCGCGCTGCTCATGCACAACGACCTGTACCCCGACATGGTGATCGGCTGCCTCAAGGCCCGCACGGTCCCGGTCAACGTCAACCACTACTACACCCCGGCCGAGGCCGGTGAGCTCCTCGACTATCTGCGTCCCCGAGCGGTGATCTACCACTCCAGCCTCGAGACGAAATTCGTTGACACGCTCCGCGAATCCGGCGCCGAGCTGCTGATCCGGATCGACGACAGCATCGCCGACGGACCCGGGCTCGACGCGGTATCGCTGGACGATGCCCTGGCGCAGGGCGATACCGATCAGGCGGTGACGCCGTCCCCGGACGATCTGCTGATGATCTGCACCGGGGGAACCACCGGGCGCCCGAAGGGCGTGCTGTGGCGACAAAGCGATATCTACGTGTCGTCGATGGTCGGTGACGACCACGCCTGCGCGGCGGAGATCCACCAGAAGGTGCAGTACGCCGGTGCGCCCTGGTTCGCGTTGTCACCGCTGATGCACGCCGCCGGACTGTGGACCGCATTCTCGGCGATTTTGAGCGGCCAGACAGTGATCCTCAACGACACCCGCACCAGATTCGATCCCCGTTCGGTGCTGGATATCGCAGCGCGGGAGAAGGTCGGATTGATGACCATGGTGGGCGACGCCTACGCCGCGCCACTGGTCGCCGAACTGCGCCGGGGTCCCTATGACCTGTCTTCCTTGCACTCGATCGGAACCGGCGGTGCCGCAACCAATCCGAAGTACCAGGCGGCGCTGCTGGAACTGCTCCCGCAGATCACCCTGATCAACGGCTACGGCTCCTCGGAGACCGGCAATCTGGGCTTCGGGCGAAGCCAGCGCGACGCGCGGCGTGACACCTTCGATCTGCGGACCGGGGGGTCGGTGGTGTCGCAGGACCGCACCCGGTTCCTGGAACCCGGTGATCCCGAGGTGGGTTGGGTGGTGCGGACCGGCCGGATCCCGCTCGGATACTTCGACGACGCCGACGCGACGCAGCGCACCTTCGGTGAGATCGACGGTCAGCGGATGGTGATCTCCGGCGACCGCGCCAGCATCGAGAAGGACGGAACGCTGCGGCTGTTCGGTCGCGACTCCCTGGTGGTCAACACCGGCGGGGAGAAGGTGTTCGTCGAGGAGGTCGAGGACGTGCTGCGCGCTCACCCGGCGGTGGCCGACGCGCTCGTGGTGGGCCGTGCGAGCGAGCGCTGGGGCGAAGAGCTGGTCGCGCTGGTTGTACCGCAACCGGATTCGGGTGTGGTCGAGGAGCAGTTGGACGCACACTGCCGATTGGTGCTGGCGGGCTTCAAAGTGCCCAAGGCGTACGTCATGGTGGCGCAGGTGCGCCGGCTGGGCAATGGCAAGGCCGACTATCGCTGGGCCAAACGACAGGTGAATGAGGTGGCTACGGCATGA
- a CDS encoding amidohydrolase family protein produces MTTAPERLPYLAVDVDNHYYEPLDAFTRHLPKEFRSRGVQMVQDGNRTLAVFGGVVNHFIPNPNFDPIIEPGCLDLLFRGEIPEGVEPASLMKLDRLSEHPEYQNRDARVQVLDRQRLETVFMLPTFACGVEEGLKHDIPATIASVHAFNLWLDEDWGFDRPDGRVISAPIISLADPEKAVEEVEFVISRGAKLVCVRPAPVPGEVRARSLGDPVHDPVWARLAEAGVAVVFHLSDSGYMAIPALWGGSGVFKGFGKRDPLDMVIMDDRAIHDTIASMIVHQVFTRHPKLKVVSIENGSYFVYRLIKRLKKSANNAPYHYKEDPIEQLRNNVWIAPYYEDDVKLLADTIGVDKILFGSDWPHGEGLADPTTFTADIPQFPEFSVEDTRMVMRDNALTLLGDPNRCAPGVAHLTASV; encoded by the coding sequence ATGACTACCGCACCTGAACGGCTCCCGTACTTGGCCGTCGACGTCGACAACCACTACTACGAGCCGCTGGACGCGTTCACTCGGCACCTGCCCAAGGAATTCCGCAGCCGCGGTGTCCAGATGGTGCAGGACGGCAATCGCACCCTGGCGGTATTCGGCGGGGTCGTCAACCATTTCATCCCGAACCCGAACTTCGACCCGATCATCGAACCCGGCTGCCTGGATCTGCTGTTCCGCGGCGAGATTCCCGAAGGCGTGGAGCCGGCGTCGTTGATGAAGCTCGACCGGCTCTCCGAGCATCCCGAATACCAGAACCGCGACGCCCGCGTGCAGGTGCTCGACCGGCAGCGGCTGGAGACGGTGTTCATGCTGCCGACTTTCGCCTGTGGTGTGGAGGAGGGGCTCAAGCACGACATCCCCGCCACCATCGCGTCGGTGCACGCGTTCAACCTGTGGCTCGACGAGGACTGGGGCTTCGACCGTCCCGACGGCCGCGTGATATCCGCACCGATCATCTCGTTAGCCGACCCCGAAAAAGCAGTAGAGGAAGTCGAATTCGTGATCAGCCGCGGAGCCAAGCTGGTGTGTGTGCGCCCGGCGCCGGTGCCCGGCGAGGTTCGGGCCCGGTCCCTCGGTGACCCCGTGCACGACCCGGTGTGGGCGCGCCTCGCCGAGGCGGGCGTCGCAGTCGTCTTCCACCTGTCCGACTCCGGCTACATGGCGATCCCGGCGTTGTGGGGCGGCAGTGGCGTGTTCAAGGGATTCGGTAAACGCGACCCGCTGGACATGGTGATCATGGACGATCGCGCGATCCACGACACCATCGCCTCGATGATCGTGCATCAGGTGTTCACCCGTCACCCCAAGCTCAAGGTGGTCAGCATCGAGAACGGCTCCTACTTCGTCTACCGGCTGATCAAGCGGTTGAAGAAGTCCGCCAACAACGCGCCGTACCACTACAAGGAAGATCCGATCGAGCAGCTGCGCAACAACGTCTGGATTGCCCCCTACTACGAGGACGACGTGAAGCTGCTGGCCGACACCATCGGCGTCGACAAGATCCTGTTCGGTTCGGACTGGCCGCACGGTGAGGGCCTGGCCGACCCGACGACCTTCACCGCCGACATCCCGCAGTTCCCCGAGTTCAGCGTGGAAGATACCCGAATGGTAATGCGGGACAACGCATTGACTCTGCTGGGTGATCCGAACCGCTGCGCACCGGGCGTCGCCCACCTGACAGCTTCGGTCTGA
- a CDS encoding enoyl-CoA hydratase has translation MTAVLYDVHDGVGLITFNRPERLNSWGPDIAAGFYAAIDGAEADPAVRAIVVTGSGRGFCAGADLGGGTQTGPDAVDASGTDVSQLVGDRPPHFLTELRKPVIAAINGSCVGIGLTHALMCDVRFAAAGAKFATAFTRRGLVAEHGITWILPRLAGMGPAMDLLLSGRTFLAEEARELGVVNYVVEPEEMLERATAYARDIAAHCSPASLAVIKGQVYRDALDDVAAVSARAETLMYESLARPDLIEGITSFFEKRPPNFPPLTQKG, from the coding sequence ATGACCGCGGTGCTCTACGACGTGCATGACGGCGTCGGGCTGATCACCTTCAACCGTCCGGAGCGGCTCAATTCCTGGGGCCCCGATATCGCCGCCGGTTTCTACGCCGCCATCGATGGTGCCGAGGCGGATCCCGCGGTGCGGGCGATCGTGGTGACCGGTAGTGGCCGGGGATTCTGCGCCGGTGCGGATCTGGGTGGCGGCACTCAAACGGGTCCCGACGCCGTCGACGCATCCGGCACCGACGTGTCCCAACTGGTCGGGGACCGCCCCCCGCATTTCCTGACCGAGTTGCGCAAACCCGTGATCGCGGCCATCAACGGCTCCTGCGTCGGAATCGGGCTGACCCATGCGCTGATGTGCGACGTGCGGTTCGCCGCGGCCGGTGCCAAATTCGCCACCGCCTTCACCCGTCGCGGCCTGGTCGCCGAGCACGGAATCACGTGGATACTGCCGCGACTGGCCGGCATGGGCCCGGCGATGGATCTGCTGTTGTCCGGGCGCACTTTCCTCGCCGAGGAAGCCCGCGAACTCGGCGTGGTCAACTACGTCGTCGAACCCGAAGAAATGCTGGAGCGTGCGACGGCCTACGCGCGTGACATCGCCGCACACTGCTCACCGGCGTCGCTGGCGGTGATCAAAGGCCAGGTCTACCGCGACGCACTAGACGACGTCGCCGCGGTCAGTGCACGTGCCGAAACCCTGATGTACGAATCGCTGGCGCGCCCCGACCTCATCGAGGGCATCACGAGCTTCTTCGAGAAACGCCCGCCGAACTTCCCGCCCCTCACCCAGAAAGGTTGA
- a CDS encoding SDR family NAD(P)-dependent oxidoreductase, with amino-acid sequence MDLGLRNARAVVVGGGRGMGLATARCLADDGARVAVMARSAADLDRACDDLRGRGSPEAIGIVADACDEHRVQRAFADLGERWGGELNILINAAGPDVQGTFEDLTDEQWRRAIDQGAMGMVHTVQAALPLLRKAEWARIVNFSAQSTQRQSTVLVAYTAAKAMVNSISKNLALLLAPEEILVNVVSPGSVASEALVGWARSVGVDGEDPYRLMEAIAEHFGHPAQLPRAGLPDEVGAVAAFLASRRNAYMTGANVNVDGGSDFT; translated from the coding sequence GTGGATCTGGGTTTGCGCAACGCGCGCGCCGTCGTCGTCGGTGGTGGCCGGGGGATGGGACTGGCCACCGCTCGTTGTCTGGCCGACGACGGGGCCCGGGTGGCGGTCATGGCGCGCTCGGCTGCCGACCTGGACCGCGCGTGTGACGACCTGAGGGGACGCGGCAGTCCGGAGGCGATCGGCATAGTCGCCGACGCCTGCGATGAGCACCGGGTCCAGCGGGCCTTCGCCGACCTCGGTGAGCGCTGGGGCGGCGAGCTCAACATTCTGATCAACGCGGCCGGCCCCGACGTGCAGGGCACCTTCGAAGATCTCACCGATGAGCAGTGGCGCCGGGCGATCGACCAGGGCGCGATGGGGATGGTGCATACCGTGCAGGCGGCGCTGCCGTTGCTGCGCAAGGCCGAATGGGCTCGAATCGTCAATTTCTCGGCGCAGTCGACGCAGCGCCAAAGCACAGTCCTGGTTGCCTACACCGCGGCCAAGGCGATGGTCAACAGCATCTCGAAGAACCTGGCGCTGCTCCTGGCGCCCGAGGAGATTCTGGTCAACGTGGTCTCGCCCGGAAGCGTCGCCTCCGAGGCGCTGGTCGGCTGGGCTCGCTCGGTCGGGGTGGACGGGGAGGACCCCTACCGGCTGATGGAGGCCATCGCCGAGCATTTCGGCCACCCGGCGCAGCTGCCACGGGCGGGCCTGCCGGACGAAGTGGGCGCGGTCGCAGCCTTTCTGGCCTCCCGTCGCAACGCCTACATGACCGGCGCCAACGTCAACGTTGACGGCGGCTCGGATTTCACCTGA